The Halodesulfovibrio marinisediminis DSM 17456 genomic interval GATTGAGGAACGATGTACAGCAGGCGGTTGGCGGGTTGATTCCTGTGGCGCTAACGCATTGCGCTGAGTATGAGTACAAGACAGTGCACAAGGCAGTGCGGGACTGTTTACAGGCGATTAATTTTGCACCTGCAACAGGTGCAAAGGTATTGGTAAAACCTAATTTGCTGAAGGCAGATAGTAATGGGTTGTGTTGTACTCACCCAGCTGTCGTGGAAGCCGTCTGTGAAGTATTGCTTGAACACGGGTGTGCGGTAACAGTCGGAGACTCTCCTGTTTTGGGTTCTGCTGTATCGGTTGCACGAAGTATTGGCCTCTTTGAGCGGTTGGAGCGGTTCAATGTGCCGATAATCACGTTGGATTCTCCGAAATGTGTGACGTTTGAAAGCGGTAGTTCTATAGGTATTTCACGGAGTGCCCTTGAGTGTGATTTGCTGCTGAATATACCACGTATGAAGGCTCATTGTCAGATGCGAACAACGTTTGCAGTGAAAAATTTGTTTGGGTGTGTGAGTGGTGTCCGTAAGGCTATTGCACATTCTAAACACGGAGATAAGGCAAACGCCTTCAGAGAATTGTTGGTTGATGTTGCTTTAGCTTTGCCAGAATGTGTAAGTGTCGTGGATGGGATTACCTGTATGCATAAGACAGGGCCAATTTTTGGTGTTCCATATTCGCTGGGACTTATCGGTGCGGCTGGTGATCCTGTGTCACTTGATACTGCTTTGTATTCGATACTGAATTGTAGCGTCGAAGAAATGCCATTGTGGAAGGAGTTGCAACGTAAGAACGTGCGCGGCGCTTTTGAGGAGCATCTTGAATATGTATTAGCTACACCGCAAGAGTTTAATGCCGAAGGGTTTATGCTTCCGGTTGAGCTTACACCCGAAACCTTTCACCCTGTCCGCTTACTGCAAAGCAGTTTGAAGCGTTTATGGAAACGTTATATTTGTCCGTAACCTAGTGTCCCACTTGCTGGGCGCGCACAGCCCGTTGATGGTTTTCCAGTTCCATTGAGAGTTTTGGAAGCGGGTGCTCAATGGTTAGCGTTTGTCCATGCATGGTTACTAAGGTTCCTGCTGCAACTGTGCCGCGAATAATGATACGGTGAGCAGAATGTGTAACGCGCGGAGTAACACGGTTTGCAATGGATTTACGAATCCGTTTGGCTTTTTCCAGTAGCTTATCCGCTCGGTGACGCATGGAGCCGGAAAGCTCTTTTTCCTGACTTCTTCTGATCCAGTCGTCCAACTTAGAGATAGATTGTGATAAGACAGTTTCGGCCTCGGATGTTATTTTTCGTAGAGCATTCGGGGAACTCGCCTCATTTGTAATAATAAGAATGGGGGGTGCACCATTTTCGCCACCTGCTCCAGCAATATTTATTTCACTTCCGGCAACTAATGTGCTGCCAAGTACTGTTCCTTTTTCTGAACAAGTCCGGATGGAATTTCCGGCTGTAAGTTCTGAATTTACAATGGAACCGGACGTCACAATACTGTGTGCTGCGACAACATCTGCATTATGCATGTGGTTTGCGTATACAGATCCCCTCGACGTAATTGTGCTGTTTTTATTCATAATTATTGCACCGGAAACAAATACATCACCACCGCAGGTGATGTTCCCCTGATCTACGTTGCCGTCTATAATTACATGCTGTTGGGCTTGCACAGTAAAACCCGGTGTGATTGAGCCGGTAATGTGTACAGAACCCTGTTGCGCAATAATATTTCCAGTTTTCATGTTCACATCACCTTCAATACGCAAGACATCTGTAATGGAAAGAATGTCATCACGGATGCTCATAAGTCCCTTGCAAGAAGAATAATATACTGTGTGTCCATCGTGTTGAGGGATTCCGTAGAGATTTTTTCCAATACTTAGCATTCTTGTTTCGTTAGTGGTAAGGGTTGGTTGCTCCATCACTGGAAGCGCATTGCCGAAGACATCAAAACCGTTGGATGACTCAGGTGCTGGTAGTTGTACGGCAATTGGTGTGTGAGCTGGAACTTCTGCAAAAAAACCTTGGTCCTTATAGTCAACGGGAGCGGAGGATTTTTGCATAGTTCGCAGTATTCGTTCCGGCAGCAACGGCAGAATAATGGGAGGCTCCTCGTGGGTTGGAGGTCTGCCTTTGCAGATTGGAACCATTCGAACAGGATGCCCTTGTGTCATGGCCTTACGAGCGGCTGAGTTGAATCGTGCAGTGTCTATGGGGGCATTAACATCTAGCTGCC includes:
- a CDS encoding DUF362 domain-containing protein; translation: MRNDVQQAVGGLIPVALTHCAEYEYKTVHKAVRDCLQAINFAPATGAKVLVKPNLLKADSNGLCCTHPAVVEAVCEVLLEHGCAVTVGDSPVLGSAVSVARSIGLFERLERFNVPIITLDSPKCVTFESGSSIGISRSALECDLLLNIPRMKAHCQMRTTFAVKNLFGCVSGVRKAIAHSKHGDKANAFRELLVDVALALPECVSVVDGITCMHKTGPIFGVPYSLGLIGAAGDPVSLDTALYSILNCSVEEMPLWKELQRKNVRGAFEEHLEYVLATPQEFNAEGFMLPVELTPETFHPVRLLQSSLKRLWKRYICP
- a CDS encoding DUF342 domain-containing protein, encoding MSYNNPILSEEESIFSRYIELQGNPLLPVTPGTCIGKALRLPHFYLTSEIGNEEEDLNQSHNYSIDTATDKIYATALGILYVDNNKIVVRPILYPANDGMTVYADVYHRDFKGNSLLLSHYAAALWQLDVNAPIDTARFNSAARKAMTQGHPVRMVPICKGRPPTHEEPPIILPLLPERILRTMQKSSAPVDYKDQGFFAEVPAHTPIAVQLPAPESSNGFDVFGNALPVMEQPTLTTNETRMLSIGKNLYGIPQHDGHTVYYSSCKGLMSIRDDILSITDVLRIEGDVNMKTGNIIAQQGSVHITGSITPGFTVQAQQHVIIDGNVDQGNITCGGDVFVSGAIIMNKNSTITSRGSVYANHMHNADVVAAHSIVTSGSIVNSELTAGNSIRTCSEKGTVLGSTLVAGSEINIAGAGGENGAPPILIITNEASSPNALRKITSEAETVLSQSISKLDDWIRRSQEKELSGSMRHRADKLLEKAKRIRKSIANRVTPRVTHSAHRIIIRGTVAAGTLVTMHGQTLTIEHPLPKLSMELENHQRAVRAQQVGH